A window from Triticum aestivum cultivar Chinese Spring chromosome 6D, IWGSC CS RefSeq v2.1, whole genome shotgun sequence encodes these proteins:
- the LOC123141057 gene encoding nucleolar and coiled-body phosphoprotein 1-like has translation MLFPTPYEVPEKKAKKKAKGAKSGPRRKGASDMTSEDDESHSSTAEDDDEEEEKKSPPDEGRKRGTTSTNLEAEAPKRGKRALMDNSVWDVDSSPERPPRTKPRAASPAHDSPL, from the exons atgctgtttccgacgccttatgaggtgccggagaagaaggccaagaagaaggccaagggggccaagagtggccctcgCCGAAAAGGTGCTTCGGACATGACATCCGAAGATGACGAGTCTCACTCGTCCACCgccgaagacgatgacgaggaggaggagaaaaaatCTCCCCCTGATGAGGGGAGGAAAAGGGGGAcgacctccacaaatctggaggcggaggcgcccaagagggggaagcgCGCCCTCATGGATAACTCtgtgtgggacgtcgacagcagtccagAGCGACCCCCCCGGACCAAGccccgggccgcatc GCCGGCCCACGACAGCCCCCTGtga